One Campylobacterota bacterium DNA segment encodes these proteins:
- a CDS encoding phage tail protein, with translation MANLIPQHYTDRERKLDLICEAVFERIMGSLWTGRLHDPMTCDARFLFAVGKYYGVEYWWQNITEEEHRAIIAAFPMIKRRRGTLWSVKQALNVIDKYGRITEGDFQYKHDGIVFRDGSVQRGYASHWAEFVIVASRAISNAQGLQLRKLMESVAPARSRLIRIDYTIAALTRNGTFFRNGTYNRGAA, from the coding sequence TTGGCTAATCTGATCCCCCAACACTACACCGACCGGGAGAGAAAGCTCGACCTGATATGCGAGGCGGTATTTGAGCGGATCATGGGCAGTCTATGGACCGGACGTCTGCACGATCCCATGACATGCGACGCTCGGTTCTTGTTTGCGGTCGGGAAATACTACGGCGTAGAGTACTGGTGGCAGAACATCACCGAAGAAGAACACCGAGCGATCATCGCGGCATTCCCGATGATCAAACGCAGACGCGGAACGCTGTGGTCTGTCAAGCAGGCACTCAACGTTATCGACAAATATGGCCGTATCACAGAAGGGGATTTCCAATATAAACATGACGGTATTGTATTCAGAGACGGGAGTGTGCAGCGCGGCTATGCTTCACACTGGGCCGAGTTTGTCATTGTTGCAAGCCGGGCAATATCCAATGCCCAGGGGCTTCAGCTTCGCAAACTGATGGAGAGTGTAGCCCCTGCCAGATCGAGATTGATCCGTATCGACTATACGATCGCAGCGCTTACACGCAACGGAACTTTTTTCCGTAATGGAACTTATAACAGAGGAGCTGCATAA
- a CDS encoding phage baseplate assembly protein V, whose product MSNETENLIQYGTIVSVDPQGRALVRVEIDERITDWIPYKMKASSYIKIWIPPQIGEQVEVVSPFGEGDSGHAEGSIYNKSCKEPDGANSHTTIIEWHNGARVAVDTQAGTMDISNPGDVSITAPIVKINGNLAVSGMITDSRGDLTNFTTTDGAARA is encoded by the coding sequence ATGTCCAACGAGACTGAAAACCTGATCCAATACGGAACCATCGTATCGGTAGATCCGCAAGGCCGTGCGCTTGTACGTGTCGAGATCGACGAGCGCATTACCGACTGGATCCCTTACAAGATGAAGGCATCGTCTTACATCAAAATATGGATCCCGCCGCAGATCGGCGAGCAGGTCGAGGTCGTTTCTCCTTTCGGTGAGGGAGACAGCGGCCATGCCGAGGGATCGATCTACAACAAATCGTGCAAAGAACCCGACGGTGCCAACTCCCATACGACGATCATCGAGTGGCACAACGGAGCACGGGTGGCGGTCGATACCCAAGCAGGGACGATGGACATATCGAACCCGGGGGATGTTTCGATCACGGCTCCTATTGTAAAAATTAACGGCAACCTCGCCGTCAGCGGCATGATCACCGACTCCAGAGGTGATTTGACCAACTTCACTACAACAGATGGGGCGGCACGAGCATGA
- a CDS encoding baseplate J/gp47 family protein encodes MNIPPMCEIKTFDQIKSELVAIHQTNVPEYIPNESDDTMPLIGTFSYRELQLRTHVNELVRQSFWQTATGEYLDFHAAEFFIKRDKGAKPTATVKFTLNTTLPSAYVFEAGLVLVNTDGSTAELLADVTIGAGMTEADGIVELQIYTAGSDATVVSTMVPKAYLSSTTQLTPYANGSNPMEDEALRALIALADEQFTTAGSIQSYKYWARQSDARIDDVHVYRITPGEVEVVVHSLVGVDAAMLSRVESSVSAEIHRPLNDTVNVRAATIINYTVAVVISVSPDVDAATTLAEAKSRLEERLSAIGIGKSVTIGMIIAALSVDGVEDVSVSSPAATVGCGEDEVAIPTTVEVSVG; translated from the coding sequence ATGAACATCCCTCCGATGTGTGAGATCAAAACTTTCGATCAGATCAAAAGCGAGCTGGTGGCAATCCACCAGACAAACGTGCCAGAGTACATTCCGAACGAATCGGATGACACGATGCCGCTCATCGGTACGTTCAGCTACCGGGAACTGCAGCTTCGCACCCATGTAAACGAACTGGTGCGCCAGAGTTTCTGGCAGACGGCGACGGGAGAGTACCTGGACTTCCACGCTGCCGAATTTTTTATTAAGCGGGACAAAGGGGCCAAGCCTACCGCTACGGTCAAGTTCACGCTGAACACGACGCTTCCATCCGCCTATGTGTTCGAAGCCGGTCTTGTCCTGGTCAATACCGACGGGTCCACGGCCGAACTACTCGCGGATGTCACGATCGGCGCCGGGATGACTGAGGCAGACGGGATTGTCGAACTGCAGATCTATACGGCAGGATCGGATGCGACCGTGGTGTCTACGATGGTGCCGAAGGCGTATTTGTCATCGACCACACAGCTCACCCCCTACGCCAACGGTTCAAACCCTATGGAAGATGAAGCGCTAAGAGCCCTGATCGCCCTGGCGGACGAGCAGTTTACTACGGCAGGAAGCATTCAGAGCTACAAGTACTGGGCGCGCCAGTCCGATGCGCGAATCGACGACGTCCATGTCTACCGGATCACGCCCGGAGAGGTCGAAGTCGTAGTCCATAGTCTTGTCGGTGTGGATGCGGCGATGCTCAGTAGGGTCGAATCGTCAGTTTCTGCAGAAATCCACAGACCGCTGAACGATACGGTCAATGTCCGTGCGGCTACGATCATCAACTACACGGTGGCTGTGGTGATTTCCGTATCGCCGGATGTCGACGCCGCAACAACTCTGGCCGAGGCGAAATCCAGACTCGAAGAGCGGCTATCGGCGATCGGGATCGGCAAGAGTGTCACGATCGGGATGATTATCGCGGCCCTTTCGGTGGACGGGGTCGAGGATGTCAGCGTAAGCTCACCGGCGGCAACCGTCGGATGCGGAGAGGACGAGGTCGCCATCCCGACCACCGTGGAGGTGTCCGTTGGCTAA
- a CDS encoding GPW/gp25 family protein, whose product MNLAQRITRILTTRLGERVGMPTYGSELYRLRDRGLTQETRLLFAKYCKEAIEKWENVKVTKAELTSLDAVNGVFGFTLTLSNGDALTGEAVA is encoded by the coding sequence ATGAATCTCGCACAGCGCATCACCCGTATTTTGACGACACGGCTCGGCGAACGGGTAGGTATGCCGACGTATGGATCGGAACTCTACCGGCTGCGCGATCGCGGTCTCACTCAGGAAACGCGGCTGCTGTTTGCAAAATACTGCAAAGAGGCGATCGAGAAGTGGGAAAACGTCAAAGTTACGAAAGCAGAGCTGACATCTCTCGATGCGGTCAACGGGGTATTCGGATTTACACTGACGCTATCAAACGGTGACGCGCTCACCGGGGAGGCTGTGGCATGA
- a CDS encoding head decoration protein, translating to MFKANLGTNTFDDKPIIDRTHPGVVVAGSFAAAQGLLPKGLIVALDGAGAYVPYDPAATDTTKVPKGVLVEEIDTAETTVAGVVRHGTVVAENLLVGDATATAAAAAADISALADITIYAI from the coding sequence ATGTTCAAAGCAAATCTCGGTACCAACACTTTCGACGACAAACCGATCATCGACCGCACCCATCCGGGTGTCGTCGTGGCGGGATCGTTTGCCGCAGCTCAGGGCCTACTTCCCAAGGGGCTAATCGTAGCGCTTGACGGCGCGGGGGCGTATGTTCCATATGATCCAGCCGCAACGGATACGACCAAAGTTCCCAAAGGGGTTCTGGTTGAGGAGATCGATACCGCCGAAACCACCGTCGCCGGTGTCGTTCGGCATGGAACCGTCGTGGCCGAAAACCTTCTCGTAGGTGATGCCACTGCCACTGCTGCGGCCGCCGCTGCAGATATCTCGGCGCTTGCCGACATCACGATCTATGCCATTTAA
- a CDS encoding phage protease, whose product MNTPVLIVLSGPTENLVVLKKSLEITSDSPWIKIGVTGKWDGHSSGTFEMNQNIFEQMVSNYERAAIDIVVDYEHQTLCGVTAPASGWVKKDPVSLKAENGELWAKIEWTEKAAAHIAAKEYRYLSPVFAPNTLAQTDGSNIGWTLHSIALTNKPFLEELGEVRLNKLTQTNHEKEEGTMTKEEEEALKAENEKLKADNEALKAENEKHADAQAEGKVEAAIAAKKLHPDQKDHALKMCKSDPEGFDAFIASAKPMIQKPEDDMFDNKQHGSNGNDTYIDPTKF is encoded by the coding sequence ATGAACACCCCCGTGCTGATCGTACTGTCGGGTCCGACCGAAAACCTGGTCGTCCTGAAAAAATCACTGGAAATTACCTCCGATTCGCCGTGGATTAAAATCGGCGTGACCGGAAAATGGGACGGCCACAGCAGCGGAACGTTCGAGATGAACCAGAACATTTTCGAGCAGATGGTCTCCAACTACGAACGTGCGGCGATCGATATCGTCGTCGACTACGAACACCAGACCCTCTGTGGCGTTACCGCTCCGGCATCCGGATGGGTCAAAAAAGACCCCGTATCGCTCAAGGCCGAGAACGGAGAGCTCTGGGCAAAGATCGAGTGGACCGAAAAAGCGGCCGCACACATCGCGGCCAAGGAATACCGCTACCTCTCCCCGGTGTTCGCTCCGAACACGCTCGCGCAGACGGACGGCAGCAACATCGGGTGGACGCTCCATTCGATCGCGCTGACGAACAAGCCGTTTCTCGAAGAGCTCGGAGAGGTGCGGCTCAACAAACTCACACAGACCAACCACGAAAAGGAGGAAGGGACCATGACAAAAGAAGAAGAGGAGGCGCTCAAGGCGGAGAACGAAAAGCTCAAGGCCGACAACGAAGCGCTCAAAGCCGAAAACGAAAAACATGCTGACGCTCAGGCGGAAGGAAAAGTGGAAGCGGCGATCGCCGCCAAAAAACTGCACCCGGATCAAAAGGATCACGCGCTGAAAATGTGCAAAAGCGACCCGGAGGGGTTTGACGCGTTTATCGCTTCGGCAAAGCCGATGATCCAGAAGCCCGAAGACGACATGTTCGATAACAAGCAGCACGGTTCAAACGGAAACGATACCTATATCGATCCGACAAAATTCTAA
- a CDS encoding phage tail protein: protein MAYLDEAEVWEEGIYQWETTDPLIGGPNGIDNVPTKQLANRTAWLKKLFTDLFNGEVSALKADTLTTARKINGVNFDGSSDITITAEPTEHTHNEIVPAGTVCYFAQSTPPGGWIKANGALVSRTAYAALFAAIGTTFGAGDGSTTFKLPDLRGEFLRGWDDGRGVDSGRAFGSSQSGDIQSHSHNLGLYGNVPAVTSVAASSGSSLGAWATTTSSGGSETRPRNIAMLACIKY from the coding sequence ATGGCCTATTTAGATGAAGCAGAAGTATGGGAAGAAGGCATTTACCAATGGGAAACAACCGATCCGCTAATCGGAGGCCCGAATGGTATCGATAACGTTCCGACGAAACAACTGGCAAATCGTACCGCATGGCTGAAAAAACTATTCACAGACCTGTTCAACGGGGAGGTATCTGCCTTGAAGGCAGACACGCTTACCACAGCGCGGAAGATCAATGGGGTCAACTTCGACGGATCATCTGATATTACGATCACAGCTGAACCAACTGAGCATACTCACAATGAGATTGTGCCTGCCGGTACTGTTTGCTATTTTGCTCAGAGCACTCCTCCTGGCGGTTGGATCAAAGCCAATGGAGCGTTGGTATCGAGAACTGCTTATGCGGCTTTGTTTGCTGCTATCGGTACTACATTCGGTGCTGGAGATGGGTCGACTACATTCAAACTGCCTGATTTGCGTGGAGAGTTTCTGCGCGGATGGGATGATGGCAGAGGCGTGGATAGCGGTCGTGCATTTGGTAGTTCACAATCAGGAGATATCCAGTCGCACTCACACAACCTTGGGCTATACGGTAACGTACCAGCTGTTACCAGTGTAGCTGCTTCATCTGGATCATCATTGGGTGCGTGGGCTACAACTACATCATCAGGCGGTTCAGAAACGCGCCCACGCAATATCGCCATGCTTGCATGCATCAAATATTAA